In the genome of Plasmodium yoelii strain 17X genome assembly, chromosome: 14, one region contains:
- a CDS encoding PIR protein produces the protein MNKEMCIRFKNVREWISDELIEGNYQFKDNNFLNNDCNRDNILNNSCNNFKSDFDKISAGCLYLLDQLYRDCGVTPSPARNNINIVDYILIWLSYMLNLDKTKKNKNINDFYSTYINSCDKYMIQISELTEYDNYKGLIDARNYLLYMNSNLVSKFYKAFKSLCEMYNELDDDNQNCNNYLEDDNEFFKKYDELNKDSDINKKDSYRQLLSTLLTDYYNFKTECKSAQERKHKDTTETIKQTYPVGGELPEGYVLPEGYGLTEQSGETGHISEVTSSSSIVSKLIPVVSIFAAISIFLGISYKYSLFGFRKRVQKHLRKILKK, from the exons atgaataaggaaatg TGTATAAGGTTCAAGAATGTAAGAGAATGGATTTCCGATGAATTGATTGAAGGAAATTAtcaatttaaagataataattttttaaataatgattGTAATcgtgataatattttaaataattcttgtaataattttaaaagtgatttcgataaaataagtgctggatgtttatatttgttggatCAATTATATAGGGATTGTGGTGTGACTCCCTCTCCTGCAAGAAATAacatcaatattgttgattacattttgatatggttaagttacaTGTTAAACCTGGacaaaactaaaaaaaacaagaatataaatgatttttatagTACATACATAAATAGTTGTGATAAGTATATGATCCAAATAAGTGAATTAACTGaatatgataattataagGGTCTTATAGATGCAAGAAATTATTTGTTGTATATGAATAGTAATCTtgtatctaaattttataaagcatttaaatcattatgtgaAATGTATAATGAACTTGATGATGACAATCAAAATTGCAATAATTATTTGGAAGATgataatgaattttttaaaaaatatgatgaactTAACAAAGATTctgatattaataaaaaagattCATACCGTCAACTATTATCTACTTTATTAActgattattataattttaaaacgGAATGTAAAAGTGCTCAAGAAAGAAAACATAAAGACACTACAGAAACAATTAAACAAACATATCCTGTAGGTGGTGAACTACCTGAAGGATATGTACTACCTGAAGGATATGGACTAACTGAACAATCTGGAGAAACTGGACATATTTCTGAAGTtacatcaagttcgtcgatagtaagcaaattaattccagttGTGTCGATATTTGCTGcaatatcaatttttttaggaatttcttataag tattcattatttggatttcggaaaagagttcaaaaacatttaagaaaaatactaaaaaaataa